A genome region from Candidatus Melainabacteria bacterium includes the following:
- a CDS encoding alpha/beta fold hydrolase produces MLLHSRFVKSSFCHAFGAITPLQQLLSNVISSIYQSYNNLNMVVDINLTPTASHILIDRTEHATSEQSQLAKPLPARTWGTPNECAAGAILVHGLGAHSGWFEALGRRLRIRRIYSIAYDQVGFGKRKDEEFVSYTQWLTDLETAFTYARDTIGDKPLYIMGNSMGAVVSVRALSDRLVDPAGLVMFSPGFDGHPEVFTLPFRIKALWQAFTAPDSEVVLPYSPELVTRDLGVRKWILSDPERRFTVPARMLLELLKITNDLSKRSKQIVCPVMMFSAGMERIVNPRASEKLFSGLTCAKEKEVYQDAWHDLMFDPIIDEMSDRLSSWISQTSLTAKPASKVKADFRKST; encoded by the coding sequence ATGTTGCTCCACTCCAGGTTCGTTAAATCCAGTTTCTGTCATGCTTTCGGAGCCATCACGCCTTTGCAACAATTGCTCAGCAATGTAATATCTAGCATCTATCAAAGTTATAATAACTTGAATATGGTCGTCGATATCAATCTAACGCCCACAGCCTCGCATATTCTGATAGATCGCACTGAACATGCGACATCGGAACAGTCTCAGCTTGCCAAGCCTCTTCCTGCGCGGACCTGGGGCACGCCAAATGAGTGTGCAGCCGGAGCCATACTCGTTCATGGTCTTGGCGCTCACAGCGGTTGGTTCGAAGCTCTGGGGCGCCGACTGCGTATACGCCGGATATACTCGATTGCGTACGACCAGGTCGGCTTTGGAAAACGCAAAGACGAAGAGTTCGTCTCTTACACCCAGTGGCTGACAGACCTGGAAACGGCGTTCACTTATGCACGTGACACGATCGGTGACAAACCACTCTACATCATGGGCAACAGCATGGGAGCAGTCGTTTCCGTCCGAGCGTTGAGCGACCGCCTGGTGGACCCAGCCGGTCTGGTCATGTTTTCTCCAGGCTTCGACGGACATCCTGAAGTTTTTACTTTACCTTTTCGCATCAAAGCCCTCTGGCAAGCCTTTACAGCACCAGATAGCGAAGTCGTATTACCCTACTCACCAGAACTGGTGACGCGCGATCTGGGCGTTCGCAAGTGGATCTTAAGCGATCCGGAACGGCGTTTCACGGTACCAGCGCGCATGCTGCTCGAACTTTTAAAAATCACCAACGACTTGAGTAAACGCTCAAAGCAAATCGTCTGCCCGGTCATGATGTTTAGCGCGGGAATGGAAAGAATAGTCAATCCCCGGGCCAGCGAAAAACTTTTCAGCGGTCTGACGTGCGCTAAAGAGAAAGAGGTTTATCAGGATGCCTGGCACGATCTAATGTTTGACCCGATCATTGACGAAATGAGCGACCGTCTCTCGTCCTGGATTTCCCAGACATCGCTAACAGCAAAACCCGCATCAAAAGTGAAAGCAGATTTTCGCAAGAGCACCTAG
- a CDS encoding tetratricopeptide repeat protein: MTETGFNEPGVEQHQPASKSGSKIWRVLIAVIVIGVAAVAVYYLTRPAETPYTRAAALIREGKAAAALPMLEQLAKEHPEDPEVNPLLAQVYLSTDRLAEGRTYLDTALRLNIKGPTLSPVVLSYANYYESKGDFDEAEKLFQSASSACPPEELSAGLGSLYAKWADLDLSKNQVEQAVAHLELAQKYSNKLQEPEKSLVPHRLSEAYRQLAASAELAKNDQSAIELLNKSLAVSDEPVARMALAAIYSRIEQPEKAIENYKSVVAADANNLEARHRLIDLLCQTKDYQGAQEALLDLTDKEKSVENYQLLAAVNLKLENYAGAVRAFEDACDLRPKPELLKQLEAVLVDWSNLLMKQKKFQEAASVKGHAERVAEQLGMLTKDDKVELSDKQDKSVRVDDPRVPPVALSSSRIWLAKGSLTPEGEIKIRNISGHAVADLALTAVFFDNTTRRQCGTVSLPVASPQSQPFPEDGSRSLYFSCPNIVKPEHQLAVIIFWRGHFLKEFPVAKQ, translated from the coding sequence ATGACAGAAACTGGATTTAACGAACCTGGAGTGGAGCAACATCAGCCCGCCTCGAAAAGCGGATCAAAAATCTGGCGTGTTCTTATCGCGGTAATTGTCATTGGTGTGGCCGCCGTTGCTGTTTACTACCTGACTCGCCCTGCAGAGACTCCCTACACGCGCGCAGCAGCGCTCATTCGTGAGGGCAAAGCGGCGGCGGCACTGCCCATGCTCGAGCAGCTGGCCAAGGAGCATCCTGAAGATCCTGAAGTCAACCCGCTTCTGGCGCAGGTCTATTTGAGTACGGATCGGTTGGCGGAGGGTCGCACTTATCTCGATACCGCGCTCAGGTTGAATATAAAAGGACCTACGTTGTCTCCAGTGGTCTTGTCTTATGCAAACTACTACGAGAGCAAGGGTGACTTTGACGAGGCCGAAAAACTTTTCCAGTCTGCTTCTTCTGCCTGTCCGCCTGAGGAATTGAGCGCTGGGCTTGGCAGCTTGTATGCTAAATGGGCAGATCTCGATTTAAGTAAGAATCAAGTTGAGCAGGCGGTGGCTCATCTCGAGTTGGCTCAAAAATATTCCAACAAGTTGCAAGAGCCTGAGAAGAGCCTGGTTCCGCATCGATTGAGCGAGGCTTATCGGCAGTTAGCAGCGTCTGCAGAACTAGCCAAAAATGACCAGTCCGCTATTGAATTGCTCAACAAAAGCCTTGCTGTTTCTGATGAGCCGGTGGCAAGAATGGCTCTGGCTGCCATTTATTCTCGCATTGAACAGCCGGAGAAAGCAATTGAAAATTACAAGAGTGTGGTAGCAGCTGATGCGAACAACCTGGAAGCGCGCCATCGCTTGATTGACCTTCTCTGTCAGACCAAAGATTATCAGGGCGCTCAGGAAGCGCTTCTCGATTTGACTGACAAAGAGAAAAGCGTCGAAAATTATCAACTTCTGGCGGCTGTCAATTTGAAGCTGGAAAATTATGCAGGCGCTGTTCGAGCTTTTGAAGATGCTTGTGACCTTCGTCCTAAGCCTGAGTTGCTGAAACAACTGGAAGCCGTTCTTGTCGACTGGAGCAATTTGCTTATGAAGCAGAAGAAGTTTCAGGAAGCTGCTTCGGTAAAAGGGCATGCTGAGCGTGTTGCCGAGCAACTTGGCATGTTGACAAAGGACGATAAAGTCGAACTTTCAGACAAGCAGGATAAGTCTGTTCGGGTTGATGACCCTCGTGTTCCGCCTGTAGCGCTCAGTTCCTCAAGAATCTGGTTGGCAAAGGGCAGCTTAACTCCCGAGGGTGAGATTAAAATTCGCAATATATCCGGGCATGCCGTGGCCGATCTGGCTCTTACTGCCGTATTTTTCGATAACACGACTCGCCGGCAATGCGGCACTGTCAGCTTGCCTGTTGCTTCACCGCAGTCGCAGCCGTTTCCAGAGGATGGCTCCCGCTCTCTCTATTTTTCCTGTCCTAACATTGTCAAACCTGAACATCAGCTGGCTGTCATTATTTTCTGGCGCGGACATTTCTTGAAAGAGTTTCCGGTTGCTAAGCAATAA